Proteins from a genomic interval of Phenylobacterium sp. LH3H17:
- a CDS encoding response regulator transcription factor: protein MRILLVEDDPDLSRQLKAALGDAGYAVDHAPDGEEAQFLGETEPYDAVILDLGLPKVDGVSVLERWRRGNVATPVLILTARGAWSEKVAGFDAGADDYLTKPFHTEELLARLRALLRRSAGHSAPSLSIGGLRLDPRAARATVNGEPLRLTSLEYRLLHYLMMHEGRVISRTELVEHLYDQDFDRDSNTIEVFIGRVRKKIGADRIETVRGLGYRLTAPAEELGGAAT from the coding sequence ATGCGCATCCTGCTGGTCGAGGACGATCCTGACCTTTCGCGGCAACTGAAGGCCGCGCTCGGCGACGCCGGCTACGCCGTCGACCATGCGCCGGACGGCGAGGAGGCCCAGTTCCTGGGCGAGACCGAGCCCTATGACGCGGTGATCCTGGACCTCGGCCTGCCCAAGGTGGACGGAGTGTCGGTGCTGGAGCGCTGGCGGCGGGGAAACGTGGCCACGCCGGTGCTGATCCTCACCGCCCGGGGCGCCTGGAGCGAGAAGGTCGCCGGCTTCGACGCCGGCGCCGACGACTATCTGACCAAGCCTTTCCACACCGAGGAGCTCCTGGCTCGGCTGCGCGCCCTGCTGAGGCGGTCCGCCGGCCATTCGGCGCCAAGCCTTTCCATCGGCGGGCTGCGGCTGGATCCGCGCGCGGCGCGGGCCACCGTGAACGGCGAGCCCCTGCGGCTGACCTCGCTGGAATACCGCCTGCTGCACTATCTGATGATGCACGAGGGCCGGGTGATCAGCCGCACCGAGCTGGTCGAACACCTGTACGACCAGGACTTCGATCGCGACTCCAACACCATCGAGGTGTTCATCGGCCGGGTGCGCAAGAAGATCGGCGCCGACCGGATCGAGACCGTGCGGGGCCTCGGCTACCGCCTGACCGCGCCCGCCGAGGAGTTGGGCGGCGCTGCGACGTGA
- a CDS encoding PepSY domain-containing protein — MKRLFVIAALLAAVPVGANAQRGPDFDRPSYGGGRGDQDTARDAVRGGRQVPLSQVIAMISARTPGRQLNTTQGEFGGRSAYFVQWQTNDGRVIIFIVDAQSGAILSRQGG, encoded by the coding sequence ATGAAGCGTCTGTTCGTCATCGCCGCCCTGCTGGCCGCCGTCCCCGTCGGGGCGAACGCGCAGCGTGGGCCGGACTTCGACCGGCCGTCGTACGGCGGCGGCCGCGGCGACCAGGACACCGCGCGTGACGCCGTGCGCGGCGGCCGCCAGGTGCCGCTGTCGCAGGTGATCGCCATGATCTCCGCCCGCACGCCGGGCCGTCAGCTCAACACCACCCAGGGCGAGTTCGGGGGCCGCTCGGCCTATTTCGTCCAGTGGCAGACCAATGACGGCCGGGTCATCATCTTCATCGTCGACGCCCAGAGCGGCGCGATACTCTCCCGCCAAGGCGGCTAA
- a CDS encoding DnaJ C-terminal domain-containing protein, with amino-acid sequence MARDPYQELGVSRGASADEIRKAFRKLAKQHHPDTNPGNKAAEDRFKQVSAAFDILGDVEKRKKFDAGEIDADGRETARGFGGGGSPWGQQGGQWNSTRGGGPEGMEGGDLGDLFSEILGRRGQGGGFGGGFSQRGSDVRAKLEIDLEETIHGAKKRIAFSDGRTIDVTIPKGAEEGQTLRLKGQGSPGRAGPGDAFIELSVKPHPIFRREGSVLVMDLPISIPDAVLGGKVEAPTPDGVVSLTIPKGANSGQALRLKGRGLSDARGKRGDLLGRIVLMLPDKPTPELDTFAERWRKDRPYTPRRKG; translated from the coding sequence TCGCAAGGCGTTCCGAAAACTCGCCAAGCAGCACCATCCGGACACCAATCCCGGAAACAAGGCCGCAGAGGATCGCTTCAAGCAGGTGAGCGCGGCCTTCGACATCCTGGGCGATGTCGAGAAGCGCAAGAAGTTCGACGCTGGCGAGATCGACGCCGACGGACGCGAGACCGCGCGCGGCTTCGGCGGTGGCGGCAGTCCCTGGGGCCAGCAGGGCGGTCAGTGGAACAGCACCCGCGGCGGCGGTCCGGAGGGCATGGAAGGCGGCGATCTCGGCGACCTGTTCAGCGAGATCCTGGGTCGGCGCGGCCAGGGCGGCGGCTTCGGCGGCGGCTTTTCCCAGCGCGGCTCCGACGTGCGCGCCAAGCTGGAGATCGACCTGGAGGAAACCATCCACGGCGCCAAGAAGCGCATCGCCTTCTCCGACGGCCGCACCATTGACGTCACGATCCCCAAGGGCGCGGAGGAGGGCCAGACCCTGCGCCTGAAGGGCCAGGGCTCGCCGGGCCGCGCCGGCCCGGGGGACGCATTCATCGAACTCTCCGTCAAGCCGCACCCGATCTTCCGTCGCGAGGGCTCGGTCCTTGTCATGGACCTGCCAATCAGTATTCCCGACGCCGTGCTGGGCGGGAAGGTCGAGGCGCCCACCCCCGACGGCGTGGTCTCGCTCACCATTCCCAAGGGCGCCAACAGCGGCCAGGCCCTGCGGCTGAAGGGCCGTGGGCTGTCGGACGCCCGCGGCAAGCGCGGGGACCTGCTGGGCCGTATCGTGCTGATGCTGCCCGACAAGCCCACGCCCGAGCTCGATACCTTCGCCGAACGCTGGCGCAAGGATCGCCCCTATACGCCACGCCGTAAGGGATAA